Part of the Rhodococcus sp. OK302 genome is shown below.
AGGTTTGGCGACCGGAGGTTTGGCGAGAGGGTTAGCAACTGTGGGGATGACGACTGTTGCCGGTTCGGTTGGGATCGAGTTCTTACCCTGTTCAATCTTGTTCGAGTTGTCGTCTTTCGGGTCCGGCACCGGGAATCCTTCAGTTTGAGGCAATATCGTTGGTCACAGCCAGCGTAGCGACCGACGTATTTCGGGCGTAACCGCGACCACGGGTGAGGCGGCCGGGTGCTGGAGGATCGAAGCGGGCACAATAACCTCATGACCCAATTCGGTGACCTGCTCGGACCCAAGCCCACTTTGCTTCCCGGTGACGACGACGCGGAATCGGCACTGCTCAATCACGCTGATCCCGCCCAGGTAGCGGCGGATCATCCGACCGCTTCTATCGCGTGGGCGTACCTCGCCGAGGCTTCTTTCGACAAGGGCGAGACCATCACGGCCTATGCCTACGCCCGTACCGGCTACCACCGCGGGCTCGATCAGCTTCGTCGCAACGGCTGGAAGGGCTTCGGACCTGTGCCGTACAGCCATGAGCCCAACCGCGGTTTCCTTCGTTGTGTAGCGGTTTTGGCCAAGTCGGCCAAGGCGATCGGCGAGGCCGACGAGTACGCACGCTGCCTTGACCTGCTCGAGGATTGCGATCCCAACGCTGCCGAAGCGCTTGGCGTCGGTTAGCAGTTTCCGTCCGAGCGCGTCCAGCATCAAGGAACGCGTTCGTAAGTCGGTTCGACGACTTCAAACGTCGGCGCTGCCGATTCTTCAATGCGCACTGGCTGCCGGGTTGGCGTGGTGGGTTGCCACCACGCTGATCGGGCACCAGGCGCCGTTTTTTGCGCCTATTGCCGCAGTGGTGTCACTCGGGTTGTCTCTGGGTGCCCGGTTGCGTCGCTCGTTCGAGTTGGTTGCAGGCGTCACCGTCGGAATCGGTATCGGGGATCTGATCATTTCCGGCATCGGGAGTGGCCCGTGGCAGATAACCCTGGTCGTTGCATTGGCGATGTCGGTGGCGGTTCTATTGAACAGTGGACCGATTTTCTCGATGCAGGCCGGCAGTTCTGCGGTGTTGGTGGCGACGTTGATTCCACCGGGCGGCAATGGTGGTCCTGATCGGATGATCGACGCCCTTGTCGGTGGTCTCGTGGGTATCGCTGTGGTCGCGATCATTCCGACGCATCCGGTGCGTCGGGCCCGCAAGGATGCGGGCGCAATTCTTGCGACGGCGTCGGACGTGCTGGAGTTGGTTGCCGACGGACTGATCGCCAACGATCCGGAGCCGATCGTGAAAGCACTGCGCAAAGCGCGCGCCACCCAGGCCGCCATCGACGGTATGCGCACCAATCTTCAAGGTGGGCAAGAGATCAGTCGGATCTCGCCGCTGTACTGGAACAGTCGGCCGCGGCTCGAACGGTTGATGGCCACTGCCGATCCCATTGACAATGCGATGCGAAATATCCGGGTTCTCTCGCGTCGATCCCTGACCTTGGTGCGGGACGACGAAATTCTGGATCCACGGTTGGTGACTCAGGTGGAACGGTTGGGGAAGGCCGTCGACGTCCTGAAGGAAATGATCCTGGCGGAGCCGGGGGAGCAGCCGGACCAGGCTGAAGCGGCGCGAGTGCTGCGGTCGGTGGCCAAGGAACTGAAGCCGTCGATCGTGGAGAATGCCGGAATTTCGTCGACGGTCGTGTTTGCTCAGATCAGGTCGCTCGTGGTCGATTTGCTGCAGGTGGCGGGCATGAAGAGGATTTCGGCGATCGCGACATTGCCGCCGACGGTCCCGCACCCCGCGTACGAACCAGAGCACTGAGTCACAGACTTTCGTCCTGCTGCGGATCGAACCGATTGTATATATGCGAATGTATGCATATGATCGGTTGAACTCAGGAGGTAAGCGGCATCATGGCTTCAGGGCACGGTCATTCACACGGTCATTCAGCAGCAGGCTCGGTCGGGGTAGGCCCCTCACCGAAGCGCATCAAGAAGATGGTGATCGCCCTCGCGATCCTGGTTGCGTTTCTTGTTCTGGAAGCGACTGTCGGCTTCCTCATCGGATCACTCGCCCTGCTTGCCGACGCCGGCCATATGCTCACCGATGTTGTCGGCATGGCCATGGGATTGACCGCTCTCCTGCTGGCTAAAAAGGGGAGCACTACTGCTGCACGGACTTTCGGTTGGCATCGCGCCGAGGTCTTGACCGCGATGGCCAATGCGGCGATGCTCCTGGCCGTTGCCGCCTGGGTGATGTACGAGGCGATCGGCCGGATCGGCGACGAACCCGAAATTCCCGGTGGCGCACTCATCATCACTGCGGCAGCAGGTCTCGTGGCAAACATCGTTGTCATGCTCATGCTGCGCGGTGATTCCAAGGACAGCCTTGCAGTGCGCGGCGCCTACCTCGAAGTGCTTGCCGACGCGGTCGGCAGCGTCGGCGTCCTCATCGCGGGTGCCGTTGTCCTCCTGTTCAATTGGACCTGGGCTGACGTAGTGGTCGGTGTGCTCATCTCCCTGTGGGTGGTGCCGCGCGCACTCAAGTTGGCGGCCGCGTCGTTGCGCATTCTGACCCAGGCATCTCCGGCCGATGTCGACGTCGAGGCAGTGCAGTCGGACCTTGCCGCACTGCCCAACGTGGTAGGCGTGCACGACCTCCACATCTGGACCTTGACCACCGGAATGGATGTTGCGACAGTGCATCTGACCAGTGACGCAGATTCTTCACACGTTCTCGAATCAGCACGAACCGTTCTCGAAAGTCATGGTCTGTCGCACGCGACAGTGCAGGTCGAAACGTCCGCCAACGGCGAGCACTGCGAGAAGAACGTCACTTGGTGAAGCGGACTATCTCCTTGCCCGGCTTCCACAGATCGACATGCATGTGGTCGCCGTCGATGGTTGTGTGAACTACCTCGTTGAGATCGAGAACAAAGAGGTGCAAGGGTTTTGGCACCTCATACGAATAGCTCGCCAGTATCGCGTCCATTTCTTCGTCGAATACCTCTCGCGCAGATCCCGCGATTTTTGCGTCGCCACCCTCCATCGTGTGATGCCCCGGATTGCTGTGTAGCGCGTACCGTCCGTCGCGCTGCAGGTCCTTGGCTTTGAGGGCCCCGACCATGGATCCGAGCACCATAAGTCCGTTCAACAATTCGACCTCGGTTCCGCTGACCCGCGGTGATCCGTCCTTGCGTAGCGTCGCGAGGACGTGATGCTTGTGGGCCTTCAATCGCGCTTCGACAGCTTCGGCGAGGGCGGGTGCTTCTTCGGAGAACTGCTTCCAAGTAACCATGCCAGCCATTCTGCACCCGTAACCCTGACAACTTCTGTCAGTGATACTGGATAGAGTTTCCGATGTGCGCTCCGGACGGCTCCTCCAACTGATGCTCCGACTACAAGGCAGTCGCGGCGCCACCGCTCAGCAGCTGGCCGATGAGTTCGGAGTTTCCGTGCGCACCGTCTATCGCGATGTGGCCTCGCTGTCCGGCGGCGGCGTGCCGATCTGGACGGAAAGCGGCCCGGGTGGCGGCATCAGGTTGCTCGACGGTTGGCAGTCCAAGCTGTCGGGCATGACCGACGACGAGACCTCGGCGCTCATGCTGTTGGGAGTGCCGTCTATCGCGGCTGATCTGGGCCGAACGGACTTTGCCGAATCTGCGGCCGCAAAGCTGCTGAACACAATGCCCGCGCCTCTTCGGGCTGGCGCGCGGTTGTGGCAGGACCGCATTCTGGTGGACGTGCCCGGATGGTTCGGTGGCAGCGACGATATTTCTGGATTGCCGATTATCGCGTCGGCTGTATTGGATTCTCGGCGACTGCAGTTCGTGTATCGCGACCGCGAACGTACCGTCGATCCACTCGGACTGGTGATCAAGGCCGGTGTTTGGTATCTGGTCGCGAACTTGAATGATCGAACGCTGTCGTTCCGAGTGGGTCGCGTCGAAGATCCGGTGATGGGCGACGAATCATTCGATCGGCCGGCGGATTTCGAGTTGGCGACGTGGTGGGCGTCGTCGATGGCGGAGTTCGATCGATCGCTGCTGCGATTCGGTTGCCGGGTGCGATTGTCAGCAGAGGGCTGGCGCAGGCTTCCTGACGTTGTGGGCGTCGAAGCGTCTCGAGTCGAGCCCGGCCAGGCCGATGTCGACGGTTGGATGGACGTCGATCTGAGGTTGGAAAGTTTCGACGTCGCGCTCTCGCAGTTGATCGGTCTGGGCTCGGACGTCGAAGTCCTCGAACCGTTGTTGTTGCGCGGTGCCATGCACGCCGTGGCGGAACAGATGGTGCTCCGCCACAGGCGACAGGTGTCAGGCGGTGGCTGATCGCTTCGCCAGCAGGCGGTTGATACCCAACTGCCCAGCGACGATCACGACACCTACCACCAAACCCAGCGCAGCGGACGCGAGAGTGTTGACGATCCACGCCAGTACCCCACCGATGCCGGCGACGTCCTTGACAGCTTCTTCACCGTGGTGAACGGCGTCGTAGAGGGGATGGAAGCCCAGTTCGTCGATGCCGACCAGAAGAATGTGGCCACCCACCCACAACATCGCGGCAGTGCCGACTACGGAGAGCACTGACATAACGTGCGGCATGCCGCGAACGAGTCCGGTACCGACGGTCTTGGCAAGGCCTGACGAAGACTCCGCGATCCGCAAACCGATGTCGTCCATCTTCACGATCAGTCCGACGACGCCGTAGACGATGACTGTGATGACCACAGCCACGACGGCAAGAATTATCAGTCGATTCCAGAAACTCTCGTCGGCGACGGTGTTGAGTGCGATCACCATGATCTCGGCCGACAGAATCAGATCGGTACGCACGGCGCCGGAGACAACTTCCTCCTCGTCGCGAAGATTCTCGTCAGCAGTGTCGTGGTGGTCACCGTGGCCGAAAATTGCGCCCCAGATTTTGTGCACTGCCTCGTAGCTGAGGTAACAGCCACCCACCATCAGCAGGGGAGTCAACAGTCCGGGGAGGAATTGGCTGAGCAACAGAGCGATCGGCAGAATGATCAGCAGCTTGTTACGCAACGATCCGACGGCGATGCGCTTGATGATGGGCAGTTCGCGTTCGGCCGCCAGCCCACGAACGTATTGCGGCGTTACCGCGGCATCGTCGATGACCACGCCGGCTGCCTTGGCCGTCGCCTTACCGGTCGCGGCAGCAATATCGTCGATCGACGCAGCGGCCATCCGAGCCAGCGCAGCGACGTCGTCGAACAATGCGAATAGTCCGCCGGCCATCACAGACCTCCGATGGAATCAGTGGAAGAGTATGGCCGGATGGATCCGGTAACACAGTTGCGTGATCGCACGAAGTTGCTGTCCCCTGAACGTCGAAGGTGGCGGTAAGCCACCTCGAACGATACCGGCGTGCCGTTCCCGCGAGTAGTGGACACCCGACCACGTTCGCTGAGGATCGTTACCGCAAAACCTTCCCGGGCTGCTTCTCGCATGAAAGACTGCATAAAGAGACCGACCGAACGGGGCATCATGCGCGAACCAGACACAGCGCAGGTCGCCAAGAGCTTCGACGCAATGGCGACTCATTACGACAGGCAGATCGGGCGCTTCGAACGTTTTGTGCTCGGTGACGCACGTAGTTGGGCAGTCGACAAGGCGCGTGGACGCGTTGTCGAGATTGCGGTGGGCACCGGGCTGAACTTGCCGCTCTACGGGAAAGACGTCGACTACGTCATCGGCGTCGATATCTCGAATGCGATGCTCGAGCGTGCTCGCATCAAGGTTGCCGAGGGTGTGGACATCAGCGTCGATCTTCGTCACGGTGACGCGCAGGAACTTGACCTTCCAGACGAATGCGTCGATACGCTCGTGTCCACCTATTCGTTCTGCACGATCCCGGACCCCGGCCGAGCTGCGGCCGAGGCCTTCCGGGTCTTGGTACCCGGTGGGCGATTTGTCCTCGCCGAACATGGACCCAGTACCAACGTCGTTGCGCGTGCCGTGATGAAGATTGTCGAACCGTTATTCGTGCGTTTCGGCGCCGACCATCTCACTCGCGATCCCGTGGGATACCTCGAAGGCGAGGGCTTCTTGATCGACGAGGTACACCGCAGTGGACGGGGCGGGGTCGTGTTTCGTGTAGTGGCACGTAAACCGGATCCCGAATGGACAGCTCTAGGCCACTAGCGCTTTTCGGACACGATCACGCCGGACGGAGTATCGCCGGGAGTCAAGCTCGGCGGGGCAGGAGTCATACCCAGAGATGCGACGGCGGAGACAAGCGCTATCGCGAAGATGATCCACCAGGCCTGGCGGAATGTCTCGTAATCGACTGCTGCGCCCAGAACGGCGATCAAAACACTGACGCCGAGCACGGTTCCGATCTGACGGCTCATGCTGACAACCGCGCTACCGGTAGCCGATCGGGCTGCCGGTAGGTCAGCGGTTGCCTGCGACAGGATGGTGGGTAGTGCCAGGCCGACGCCGATGCCCGCGATGATCCATCCGGGAAGAAGTTCGACGGCGTAGTTCGGAGTTGTTCCGACAGAGAGTAATACGAGAAGCGTGCCAACAGCCCAGAACGCGCTGCCGAGCGCAGCGACACGGCCGGCTGAGTACTTCCGAGTCAGTGCTCCACCCGCAATGGCGAACAACGGGACCATCATCGGTCCGGGAGCAACCGCGAGGCCGGTTCGCAGGGCTGAATAGCCCCAAACTTCTTGTAACCACATAATATTCGCGAGTAGTCCGGCGGCGAATGTGGCGCTGAACAGAATTGCGGTGATGTTGGACCAGGTGAACGTGCGAACCTTCAGCAGGTCCGGGGCAATCAGGGGTGCGGCGTGCCGGGAGTTGCTCCACCAGAACGTAATCAGGGTGATTGCGGCGAGAGCGAACGCGACAATGATGCGCGGATCCGTCCATCCCCAGTCCGGTCCTTGGACGAGGGCCAGAGCGAGGGCGCCGATGCCGAAGATGAGCAATGCGGCGCCGACCAGGTCTATGCCGGCATCCGGATCCTTTTCCGCAACGTCGGGTACCAGGCGAACAGCGAAGTAGAGCAGTGCAATTCCGATGGGAAGGTTGATCAGGAACACCCAATGCCACGATGCCTCGACAAGAATGCCGCCGACAACAGGGCCGAATGCCGCGGCGGCAGCACCGGCTGCAGCCCAGATGCGAACACCGGATTGACGTTTGGCTGCCGGGAGGGCGTTGATCAGGAGTCCGAGACTGGCCGGCGTCAGTGCTGCGGCACCGATTGCCTGCACGATTCGGAAAGCCACGAGCATCCAGAGTGACGGGCTGAACGCGCAGGCGGCACTGGCCAACGTAAACAGTGCAAGACCGGCGATGAAGGCGCGTTTGGGCCCGATGCGATCGGCCCAGCGTCCGAGGGGGATGAGCAGTGCTGCGTACACAATGGCGTAGCCGTTGAGGATCCAACTGAATTCTCCGAGCGAATGACCCGGAAAGCTCTTGGCGATATCGCCGAAAGCCACGTTGACCACAAACAAGTCCAGGCTGGCGACAAACGGTGCGCCCGACAGTATCGCGAGAAGTGGGCCCGTACGCACGGGCTGACTATTGAGTTCCATAGTCAGCAACCTAAACCCTGACTATGGCTATCGCAAGTCAGGGCGTATTCTTGGTGTATGGACGCAGTGCGACTGGCCGGAGTGCTCGAAGATCGAAATGCATGGCAGGCCACGCACTGCTCGATCGGCCGGGCAATGGAAGTGGTCGGCACTCGGTCCGCGATGCTCATCCTTCGTGAGGCTTACTACGGCACAACTCGTTTCGACGATTTTGCGGCGCGTGTCGGAATTACCGAGGCGGTGGCGTCGGCGCGCTTGAAAGAACTGACCGAGGCCGGCATCTTCGAGCGCCAGCCGTACAAGGAGCCGGGAAAGCGGACTCGGCATGAGTATGTGCTGACTGAGATGGGTCGGGATCTACTGCCGGCGGTTCTCGCGCTCATGCAGTGGGGTGACAAGTATCTGCACGATGGAAGGGGTGGCCCGCTGACGGTGGCAGATGATGCCACAGGCGAGCCGGTGCACGTTGAAGTGCGAAGCGAATCGGGGCGCGAAGTTCCGCTGGGGGAGTTGCGAGTGTCGGTGAACGGCGCACGTGCGCGCGCCTAGCGGTGTATCGCCCGAGAAGTCTAATGTGCTGTCTGTCAATGACTCTCGAGCACAAGTTCGCGAAATCCTGTCCGAAATGTCCCTAGGAATCGAAATCCTGTTCGATTAGAATTGGAGTATGGGAAATCGGGAAGCGTGGCAACTGGACGGTGAGGGTCTCAAGGCGGAGGTTCTCTACCTGGTCCGCGCCCGGCACGATATGCAATCGTGCATGGTGCACCTCGTTGTCGAGATGTTCACTCGTGACGCTCTCCCTGGCACCGGCTTTCGGGCTATAGCGCAGTGGCTGCACCGATCCACCAACCTCGAGATCGGCGAATGCAGCCAACTGGTCAGCCTCGCGCGGTTGTTCATGCTTGAACCTGTAGTCGCACAGTCCTTTCACGATGGTGACATCGATATGCAGAAGGCCCGTCAGGTGGCACAGTTCTGCCAGCGCCCACCCAAGAACATGCATATCGCGGACATCGAGAAGGCTCGGGAAATCCTTCTGGACCTCGCCGCGAAGAAGGTTTCCGACTGCGACGCCATCCGGGCAGCCATCCGGCGCATCGAAAAGCAGTACGGCAATCGCGACGACGGCGTCCCCGTCGGCGAGGATTCCGAGCGCAACGAGTTCTATGCCTCGAAAGGTTTGTACGGCCGCGTCAGCGTCAAAGGTGACCTCGATGCCGTCAACGGCGTCCGGTTGATCGCCCTGCTGTCCGGACTTTCCAAGCCGACACCCGAAATTGACGGCGTGAAAGATCTTCGTACCCCGGCACTTCGACGGGCTGACGGTTTCTGTGAACTGTTGCGCCGCTTCGAGATGGCCGGCCTCGGGCCCGTTGAAGGTGGCGTCAAACCGCACCTGACGATCACCGCTACCGCGAAAGACCTCGCGGACCTGAAGGCATTGAAAGACCTTTTGCCGTCCGCTGAGGAACTCGGGTATGCGATCACCAACTGGGCCGGGCCTATCAGCCTCGACAGCGCCCGCATGCTGGCCTGCGATTGTATGGTCACCCGAATCCTGCTCGACCAGAACGGTGTTCCGCTCAATCATGGAATCGACGAGCGAACCGCGACGGTCCCGCAGCGGCGAGCTTTGGCGGTCAGGGATGGGGGATGCGCGTTTCCTGGCTGCGGAACCCCGCCGGGATGGTGCGATGCCCA
Proteins encoded:
- a CDS encoding DUF3151 domain-containing protein, whose product is MTQFGDLLGPKPTLLPGDDDAESALLNHADPAQVAADHPTASIAWAYLAEASFDKGETITAYAYARTGYHRGLDQLRRNGWKGFGPVPYSHEPNRGFLRCVAVLAKSAKAIGEADEYARCLDLLEDCDPNAAEALGVG
- a CDS encoding FUSC family protein, translating into MASVSSFRPSASSIKERVRKSVRRLQTSALPILQCALAAGLAWWVATTLIGHQAPFFAPIAAVVSLGLSLGARLRRSFELVAGVTVGIGIGDLIISGIGSGPWQITLVVALAMSVAVLLNSGPIFSMQAGSSAVLVATLIPPGGNGGPDRMIDALVGGLVGIAVVAIIPTHPVRRARKDAGAILATASDVLELVADGLIANDPEPIVKALRKARATQAAIDGMRTNLQGGQEISRISPLYWNSRPRLERLMATADPIDNAMRNIRVLSRRSLTLVRDDEILDPRLVTQVERLGKAVDVLKEMILAEPGEQPDQAEAARVLRSVAKELKPSIVENAGISSTVVFAQIRSLVVDLLQVAGMKRISAIATLPPTVPHPAYEPEH
- a CDS encoding cation diffusion facilitator family transporter, whose product is MASGHGHSHGHSAAGSVGVGPSPKRIKKMVIALAILVAFLVLEATVGFLIGSLALLADAGHMLTDVVGMAMGLTALLLAKKGSTTAARTFGWHRAEVLTAMANAAMLLAVAAWVMYEAIGRIGDEPEIPGGALIITAAAGLVANIVVMLMLRGDSKDSLAVRGAYLEVLADAVGSVGVLIAGAVVLLFNWTWADVVVGVLISLWVVPRALKLAAASLRILTQASPADVDVEAVQSDLAALPNVVGVHDLHIWTLTTGMDVATVHLTSDADSSHVLESARTVLESHGLSHATVQVETSANGEHCEKNVTW
- a CDS encoding pyridoxamine 5'-phosphate oxidase family protein, producing MVTWKQFSEEAPALAEAVEARLKAHKHHVLATLRKDGSPRVSGTEVELLNGLMVLGSMVGALKAKDLQRDGRYALHSNPGHHTMEGGDAKIAGSAREVFDEEMDAILASYSYEVPKPLHLFVLDLNEVVHTTIDGDHMHVDLWKPGKEIVRFTK
- a CDS encoding helix-turn-helix transcriptional regulator, producing the protein MRSGRLLQLMLRLQGSRGATAQQLADEFGVSVRTVYRDVASLSGGGVPIWTESGPGGGIRLLDGWQSKLSGMTDDETSALMLLGVPSIAADLGRTDFAESAAAKLLNTMPAPLRAGARLWQDRILVDVPGWFGGSDDISGLPIIASAVLDSRRLQFVYRDRERTVDPLGLVIKAGVWYLVANLNDRTLSFRVGRVEDPVMGDESFDRPADFELATWWASSMAEFDRSLLRFGCRVRLSAEGWRRLPDVVGVEASRVEPGQADVDGWMDVDLRLESFDVALSQLIGLGSDVEVLEPLLLRGAMHAVAEQMVLRHRRQVSGGG
- a CDS encoding DUF808 domain-containing protein; this encodes MAGGLFALFDDVAALARMAAASIDDIAAATGKATAKAAGVVIDDAAVTPQYVRGLAAERELPIIKRIAVGSLRNKLLIILPIALLLSQFLPGLLTPLLMVGGCYLSYEAVHKIWGAIFGHGDHHDTADENLRDEEEVVSGAVRTDLILSAEIMVIALNTVADESFWNRLIILAVVAVVITVIVYGVVGLIVKMDDIGLRIAESSSGLAKTVGTGLVRGMPHVMSVLSVVGTAAMLWVGGHILLVGIDELGFHPLYDAVHHGEEAVKDVAGIGGVLAWIVNTLASAALGLVVGVVIVAGQLGINRLLAKRSATA
- a CDS encoding class I SAM-dependent methyltransferase, whose translation is MREPDTAQVAKSFDAMATHYDRQIGRFERFVLGDARSWAVDKARGRVVEIAVGTGLNLPLYGKDVDYVIGVDISNAMLERARIKVAEGVDISVDLRHGDAQELDLPDECVDTLVSTYSFCTIPDPGRAAAEAFRVLVPGGRFVLAEHGPSTNVVARAVMKIVEPLFVRFGADHLTRDPVGYLEGEGFLIDEVHRSGRGGVVFRVVARKPDPEWTALGH
- a CDS encoding MFS transporter; translated protein: MELNSQPVRTGPLLAILSGAPFVASLDLFVVNVAFGDIAKSFPGHSLGEFSWILNGYAIVYAALLIPLGRWADRIGPKRAFIAGLALFTLASAACAFSPSLWMLVAFRIVQAIGAAALTPASLGLLINALPAAKRQSGVRIWAAAGAAAAAFGPVVGGILVEASWHWVFLINLPIGIALLYFAVRLVPDVAEKDPDAGIDLVGAALLIFGIGALALALVQGPDWGWTDPRIIVAFALAAITLITFWWSNSRHAAPLIAPDLLKVRTFTWSNITAILFSATFAAGLLANIMWLQEVWGYSALRTGLAVAPGPMMVPLFAIAGGALTRKYSAGRVAALGSAFWAVGTLLVLLSVGTTPNYAVELLPGWIIAGIGVGLALPTILSQATADLPAARSATGSAVVSMSRQIGTVLGVSVLIAVLGAAVDYETFRQAWWIIFAIALVSAVASLGMTPAPPSLTPGDTPSGVIVSEKR
- a CDS encoding winged helix-turn-helix transcriptional regulator; this encodes MDAVRLAGVLEDRNAWQATHCSIGRAMEVVGTRSAMLILREAYYGTTRFDDFAARVGITEAVASARLKELTEAGIFERQPYKEPGKRTRHEYVLTEMGRDLLPAVLALMQWGDKYLHDGRGGPLTVADDATGEPVHVEVRSESGREVPLGELRVSVNGARARA
- a CDS encoding HNH endonuclease signature motif containing protein — translated: MGNREAWQLDGEGLKAEVLYLVRARHDMQSCMVHLVVEMFTRDALPGTGFRAIAQWLHRSTNLEIGECSQLVSLARLFMLEPVVAQSFHDGDIDMQKARQVAQFCQRPPKNMHIADIEKAREILLDLAAKKVSDCDAIRAAIRRIEKQYGNRDDGVPVGEDSERNEFYASKGLYGRVSVKGDLDAVNGVRLIALLSGLSKPTPEIDGVKDLRTPALRRADGFCELLRRFEMAGLGPVEGGVKPHLTITATAKDLADLKALKDLLPSAEELGYAITNWAGPISLDSARMLACDCMVTRILLDQNGVPLNHGIDERTATVPQRRALAVRDGGCAFPGCGTPPGWCDAHHIVHWMDSGPTDFDNLILLCGHHHRLLHHTEWSVEIGGDRRTRFYPPMSVDPYQVPIPGNSPPTAA